The stretch of DNA AGCGAGAACAGGAGGACGCAGTCGGCCACCTTCTCGCCGACGCCGACGAACTGCGTGAGGTACTCGCGGGCGGCCTCGTACTCCCGGCCCCGAGCCTCGTCGGGGTGGGCCGCCCCGTCGGCGACCAGCTCCGCCGACCGCTGGACGTAGGGGGCGCGGTAGCCCAGGTTCAGGTCCCGCAGGTCGGCCTCGCTGGCGTCGGCCAGCGCCTCGGGGGTCGGGAACGCGTGGTAGGTCCGGCCGTCGAAGGTCACCCGCTCGCCGTACTCCCGTCGGAGGGCCTGTTGCATCCCGTGGATGCGGCCGACGCGCATCTGTGCCGAGCAGATGAACGCGATCAGCGTCGGGAACGGCGGGTCCCGGACGATCCGCATCCCCCAGTAGGCGTCGTAGGCCGACCGGACGACGTCGTCGGCCGGTGCCGTCTCGCGGATGGCCGGCAGGTCGTCGCCCAGCCCCAGCAGCCGACGGAGGATCGGCTCCGCGTCGACCGACCCGTCCCAGTGGAGTCGCCCGTCGGCCTGGCGAGCGCGGATCACCTCGGGCTCGCCGTCGATCCGGACGGTGGTCCAGTACCACGCGTCGCCGCCGCTGGCGGCCGTCCGCTCGTACATCTCGCCGTCCTCGCGGTCCCAGAGGTACGACTGGCCGCTCTCGACCGTCGCCTGGAGGTCCAGCGGACCCGGCAGTTCCGCCACGTCGATGGTGCCCCGGGGCATCACCGTCCCGAACGGAGCCGAGCCCTTTCCGGGTTTCCATCGCCGACGGCCGTCTGAGCGGGGGCGGACGCCGGCGGTCGGATTCGGGTCCGCTATTGAGTGCTCCGGACCGCTATTATCAAGCGCTTTACCGGGGGACGGGCAAGATCCGCCGTCCACACCCGCCACAGCCACCCGTCACCCACTGTCGTGGTGTCTCGCGATCCGCCCCCGTGTGTGGACACGCTCTGTGGAGCCCTGCCTCGCTCCGCTCCCCATCTCTCCCCGCCGCTCAGGCCTCGCCGTACACCGGCACGGCCGCGCCGCTGGTGACCGACGCGGCGTCCGAACAGAGGAACAGCATCACGGCCGCGATGTCCCGCGGGTCGACCCACTCGTCGAAGTCGGCGTCGGGCATCATCTCGCGGTTCATCGGCGTGTCGATGACGCTCGGCATCACGCTGTTGGCCCGCACGGTCCCGAGGTTCTCCTCGGCGACGGTCTCGGTCAGCAGGCGGACCCCCGCCTTCGTCGCGCGGTAGATGCCGTCGCCCTCGCCGCCCTCCAGCGACGAGCGGGCGGACACCGAGACGACGGCCCCCTCGGTCTCCCGGAGGTGTGGCAGCGCGTGTTTCGAGGCGAGGAACATCGTCTTGAGGTTCACGTCGAACAGGAAGTCGAAGGTGTCGGCCTCCGTCTCGTCGAGGGGGTCGCCGCCGCGCCAGGTGCCCGCGATGTTGAGCAGGTAGTCCAGCCGACCGTGGTCGTCGACCACCGACTCGACCACGTCGGCGACGTCGTCCTCGTCGGTGAAGTCCCCCTGGTAGAAGTCGATGCGGTCGGGGTCCGACAGCTGGAAGTCCTCGCTGTCGGGCTCGACGACGTCGGCCCCGCAGACCGTCGCGCCGGCCTCCTCGAAGGCGTTGGCGACGGAACTCCCGAGCGCGCCGCCGACGCCCGTGACGAGTGCGACCTCACCGTCCATATCGAAGCTGACAGACATACCGGACGGCAGGGCCGGCAGGCGGATAAAGGCTCAGGGCGTGACGACCAGCTTCCCGAGGAAGCTGTCGTCGAGCACCGCCCGCTGGGCGTCCCCGACCTCGGCGAGCCTGTACGTCTCGGCGACCTCGGCGGTGAGTTCGCCGTCGGCCAGCAGCGTCCCCAGGCTCTCCAGCACGGCCCCGAAGTCCGGCGTGTTGAACATCGAGACGTGGTGGACGGTGAGGTCCTTCGCCCGGCAGGCTGGCACGTCGTCGAAGGTCGCCGCGGGGTCCGTGTTACCGATGGCCCCGATCCGGGCGCTCTCGGCGGCCACGTCGGCGTCGAACGAGAGGTAGTCGTCCAGGCGGTGGTCGAGGACGGCGTCGGGACGGCCAGCCTCGACCACGGCGTCGGCGAGGTCGTCCCGCCGGTAGTCGAGGACGTCGTCGGCTCCGAGGTCTCGCAGCCGGTCGTGGTACGTCGGCGAGGCGGTGGTCGTCACGCGCGCGCCGGCGGCGTCCGCCACCTGGACCGCGACGTGGCCGACCCCGCCGCTCCCGCCGTGGACCAGCGCCCGCTCGGCGGGGTCGAGCGAGCAGGCGTCGACGAGCGTCTGCCACGCCGTGACGCCGACCAGCGCGACGGCCGCGCCCGTCTCGAAGTCGACGCCGTCGGGGAGGTGTGCGAGGTGGTCCTGGGGGACGACGGCGTACGCCGCGCAGGTCCCCTGCAGCCAGTTCCCCAGCCCGGTGGCGAACACGCGGTCGCCGTCCTCGTAGTCGGCCACTCCGGCCCCGGTCTCGGCGACGGTGCCCGCGCAGTCGCTCCCGGGCACCCAGGGGAGTTCGGCCGGCTCGTAGCCGCCCTCGCGGAAGTACGTGTCCACGGGGTTGACGGCCGCGGCCGCCACCTCGACCAGCACCTCGTCCGCGCCCGGCTCGGGCCGGGGGACCTCGTCGACCGTGAGTACCTCCGGCCCGCCGTGCTCGTGGAATCTGACTGCTCGCATACCCGACCAGAGACGGCCCACCGGCAAAAGCGCCCGGCCCGCCGCTACAGGCTGGCCAGGTTCTGCCTGAGCTTGATCGTCGCCGTCATCAGCGTCGTCGCCGTCATGATGACGAACACGACCTGGACGT from Haloarcula litorea encodes:
- a CDS encoding NADPH:quinone reductase; amino-acid sequence: MRAVRFHEHGGPEVLTVDEVPRPEPGADEVLVEVAAAAVNPVDTYFREGGYEPAELPWVPGSDCAGTVAETGAGVADYEDGDRVFATGLGNWLQGTCAAYAVVPQDHLAHLPDGVDFETGAAVALVGVTAWQTLVDACSLDPAERALVHGGSGGVGHVAVQVADAAGARVTTTASPTYHDRLRDLGADDVLDYRRDDLADAVVEAGRPDAVLDHRLDDYLSFDADVAAESARIGAIGNTDPAATFDDVPACRAKDLTVHHVSMFNTPDFGAVLESLGTLLADGELTAEVAETYRLAEVGDAQRAVLDDSFLGKLVVTP
- a CDS encoding SDR family oxidoreductase, giving the protein MSVSFDMDGEVALVTGVGGALGSSVANAFEEAGATVCGADVVEPDSEDFQLSDPDRIDFYQGDFTDEDDVADVVESVVDDHGRLDYLLNIAGTWRGGDPLDETEADTFDFLFDVNLKTMFLASKHALPHLRETEGAVVSVSARSSLEGGEGDGIYRATKAGVRLLTETVAEENLGTVRANSVMPSVIDTPMNREMMPDADFDEWVDPRDIAAVMLFLCSDAASVTSGAAVPVYGEA
- a CDS encoding DNA-3-methyladenine glycosylase family protein; translation: MPRGTIDVAELPGPLDLQATVESGQSYLWDREDGEMYERTAASGGDAWYWTTVRIDGEPEVIRARQADGRLHWDGSVDAEPILRRLLGLGDDLPAIRETAPADDVVRSAYDAYWGMRIVRDPPFPTLIAFICSAQMRVGRIHGMQQALRREYGERVTFDGRTYHAFPTPEALADASEADLRDLNLGYRAPYVQRSAELVADGAAHPDEARGREYEAAREYLTQFVGVGEKVADCVLLFSLGYLQAVPLDTWIRTTIEEYYPDCDRGNYADTSRAIRETLGGEYAGYTQTYLFHYLRSGGE